One part of the Myxococcales bacterium genome encodes these proteins:
- a CDS encoding DEAD/DEAH box helicase, translating into MTAPFSPADGADALHPTGYARPGASDKGIRLRAWQRQALETFEMAEHPNFLAVATPGAGKTTFALTAARRALVSRKSKRLAVVVPTQHLKLQWAQAAERFGIHLDPEWAAGYGALPSDVHGVVVTYQQVAANPQALRPLVRDSLAVLDEVHHAADSKSWGDSVRTAFEHAWRRLCLSGTPFRSDQSTIPFVRYEGDLACSDFEYGYGEALKDRAVVRPVYFPRINGRMEWTAPDGNVYSATFEDKLTKDLASQRLRTALDVEGEWLPAVLTQAHAQLLHLRGQDPRAGGLVIAMDQDHARGIAEILRERTGVMPTVATSDDPVASQKIARFSETREPWIVAVRMVSEGVDIPRLRVGVYATNTITDLFFRQAVGRLVRWTGGSSKQTAYMFIPDDVRLRASAFTIAEQRRHSLRRKEDPDEGFGPPPPGDERPAEEEPQLEEQLSLFAALSAVPLDEQGRPLDEQRVFEDGGDEIPDYVGGAFEPVAPVPDTGWEPVAPLPLPDPEPLPPAAPVVGPLAKRRDLREKNSAVVRELVHLTGRRHADVNSDLNRKSGIKRISEASIRQLEKRLAAAEEWLRKL; encoded by the coding sequence GTGACCGCGCCTTTCTCTCCCGCAGACGGTGCCGACGCGCTGCACCCGACCGGCTACGCGCGCCCCGGGGCGAGTGACAAGGGGATCCGCCTTCGTGCGTGGCAGAGGCAAGCCCTCGAAACCTTCGAGATGGCCGAGCATCCCAACTTTTTGGCGGTTGCGACCCCGGGCGCTGGAAAGACCACGTTCGCGCTCACTGCCGCGCGCCGCGCTTTGGTGTCACGCAAGAGCAAGCGGCTCGCCGTGGTCGTTCCCACGCAGCATCTCAAGCTCCAGTGGGCGCAGGCCGCCGAGCGTTTCGGCATTCACCTCGATCCCGAATGGGCGGCCGGATACGGCGCGCTTCCCTCCGATGTGCATGGCGTGGTGGTCACGTACCAGCAAGTGGCGGCCAACCCTCAGGCTTTGCGTCCGCTGGTGCGAGATTCGCTGGCGGTCCTCGACGAGGTTCATCACGCCGCCGATAGCAAGTCGTGGGGTGATTCCGTCCGCACCGCCTTCGAGCATGCCTGGCGGCGGTTGTGCTTGTCGGGCACACCCTTTCGTTCGGACCAAAGCACCATTCCTTTCGTCCGCTATGAAGGGGATCTCGCCTGCTCGGACTTCGAGTACGGATACGGCGAAGCGCTCAAGGATCGCGCGGTCGTTCGTCCGGTGTACTTCCCCCGCATCAATGGCCGCATGGAGTGGACGGCGCCCGATGGCAACGTCTACAGCGCCACCTTCGAGGACAAGCTCACGAAGGATCTCGCCAGCCAACGCCTGCGCACCGCGCTCGACGTCGAAGGCGAATGGTTGCCTGCCGTCCTCACACAGGCGCACGCCCAGCTCTTGCACCTGCGGGGCCAGGACCCGCGGGCGGGCGGCCTCGTGATCGCGATGGATCAAGATCACGCGCGCGGGATCGCCGAGATCTTGCGTGAGCGCACGGGGGTCATGCCCACCGTAGCCACCTCGGACGATCCCGTGGCCTCGCAAAAAATCGCGCGCTTTTCCGAGACGCGTGAGCCGTGGATCGTGGCGGTGCGCATGGTCTCCGAGGGCGTGGACATCCCCCGCCTGCGCGTCGGCGTATACGCCACCAACACGATCACCGATCTCTTTTTTCGGCAGGCCGTGGGGCGCCTCGTGCGCTGGACGGGGGGCTCGTCGAAGCAAACGGCGTACATGTTCATCCCCGACGACGTGCGCCTGCGGGCCTCGGCGTTCACCATCGCGGAGCAGCGTCGGCACAGCTTGCGCCGGAAGGAAGACCCGGACGAGGGCTTTGGTCCACCCCCTCCCGGCGATGAACGGCCCGCCGAAGAGGAGCCCCAACTCGAAGAGCAGCTGTCCTTGTTTGCGGCGTTGTCAGCCGTACCGCTCGACGAGCAGGGCAGGCCCCTCGACGAACAGCGGGTGTTCGAGGACGGGGGCGACGAGATCCCGGATTACGTGGGCGGCGCGTTCGAGCCGGTGGCCCCCGTTCCGGACACCGGCTGGGAACCGGTGGCCCCCTTGCCGCTGCCCGATCCGGAGCCCTTGCCGCCGGCCGCGCCGGTGGTGGGCCCTTTGGCGAAACGACGTGATCTGCGCGAAAAGAACAGCGCCGTGGTGCGCGAGCTGGTCCACTTGACGGGGCGGCGTCATGCAGACGTCAACTCGGACCTCAACCGCAAGTCCGGGATCAAGCGCATCAGCGAAGCTTCGATTCGCCAGCTGGAAAAGCGTCTTGCTGCCGCGGAGGAGTGGTTGCGCAAGCTTTAA
- a CDS encoding glycosyltransferase produces MWFPPRSVPLTLAVVGPVTGGSAPVAAAAARAFERLGHRVSFIDNRTFGPDLAACKTLPEGARQAEEVRVFLRAAAHTQKQLRESRPQLALFLAQAPVLSPDDLAPLAERDVPTVFWFVEDYHVFSYWRQAAPRFDHVWTLQQEPFTTALLNLGVRYVDWVPLACEPGPLVEAPIDACGDVTFVGTGYPNRVAHLAALQVPGLRLFGPHFAAEPSLRPFVAHDGTLPHEGLADLFRGSRINLNLSSEVDPRRFGSRKDLVNPRAFEICGAGGFQLADRLIPLEDFFEPGQEVVTFGNAEEAREVIARYLRDDLARRRIAAQGHARAVAEHSYEARLGKALSRLLARDGDRVYRAAG; encoded by the coding sequence TTGTGGTTCCCCCCGCGTTCGGTTCCCCTCACCCTCGCGGTCGTGGGTCCTGTCACGGGGGGCTCCGCGCCGGTGGCGGCGGCAGCGGCGCGGGCGTTCGAGCGGCTGGGCCATCGGGTCTCGTTCATCGACAACCGCACGTTCGGCCCCGATCTCGCGGCATGCAAAACGCTCCCCGAAGGGGCACGACAGGCCGAGGAAGTTCGGGTGTTCCTCCGGGCGGCCGCCCACACCCAGAAGCAACTGCGTGAGTCGCGCCCGCAGCTGGCGTTGTTCTTGGCGCAAGCGCCCGTGCTCAGCCCCGACGACCTCGCCCCCTTGGCCGAGCGAGACGTGCCCACGGTGTTCTGGTTCGTCGAGGATTACCACGTCTTTTCTTACTGGCGGCAGGCCGCGCCTCGCTTCGACCACGTGTGGACTCTCCAGCAAGAGCCCTTCACCACGGCGCTGCTCAACCTGGGCGTACGGTACGTCGACTGGGTCCCCCTGGCCTGTGAGCCCGGGCCCCTCGTCGAGGCACCGATTGACGCCTGCGGGGACGTCACCTTCGTGGGAACCGGCTACCCGAACCGGGTGGCGCACCTGGCAGCCTTGCAGGTCCCCGGCCTGCGCCTCTTCGGTCCCCACTTTGCGGCCGAGCCGTCGTTGAGGCCCTTCGTGGCTCACGACGGCACGTTGCCTCATGAAGGTCTTGCGGACCTCTTTCGAGGCAGTCGCATCAACTTGAACCTGAGCTCGGAGGTAGATCCCAGACGCTTCGGCAGCCGCAAGGACCTCGTGAACCCGCGCGCTTTCGAGATCTGTGGGGCAGGCGGTTTTCAGCTGGCTGACCGTCTGATTCCGCTCGAAGATTTCTTCGAGCCTGGGCAAGAGGTGGTCACCTTCGGCAACGCCGAAGAAGCGCGTGAGGTGATAGCGCGCTACTTGCGCGACGATCTCGCGCGAAGGCGGATCGCGGCGCAAGGTCACGCGCGGGCCGTCGCCGAGCACTCCTACGAAGCCCGGCTAGGCAAAGCGCTCAGCCGCCTTTTGGCGCGGGATGGAGACCGCGTCTACCGCGCGGCAGGCTGA
- a CDS encoding DUF2238 domain-containing protein, translating into MKTPRRLPVVLLGLAALVCLLSAWQPAAGHASWFLEVGPGLAGITVMVATYRRFPLSNWVYVCTFLHLLILIYGGYYTYAETPLGNWARDTFHLSRNHYDRVGHLALGVFPVFVIREVFMRATPLRRGGWFVFTLLSVVLAIAAFWELLEWWVTLAVASDVGVAFLGSQGDPWDAQWDMFLALVGAAVALLFLSRAHDRSLRRHGLFPGPDQPAAR; encoded by the coding sequence ATGAAAACCCCGCGTCGCTTGCCCGTGGTCTTGTTGGGCCTCGCGGCTCTCGTGTGCTTGCTCTCGGCGTGGCAGCCGGCGGCAGGGCATGCGTCTTGGTTCTTGGAGGTGGGACCGGGCCTCGCGGGCATCACCGTCATGGTGGCAACTTACAGGCGTTTTCCTCTGTCGAACTGGGTCTACGTGTGCACGTTCCTCCACCTGTTGATCTTGATTTACGGGGGCTACTACACGTACGCCGAAACGCCGCTTGGCAACTGGGCGCGAGACACCTTTCATCTTTCGCGCAACCACTACGATCGGGTGGGACACCTTGCTTTGGGGGTGTTTCCGGTCTTCGTCATTCGTGAGGTGTTCATGCGCGCGACGCCCCTGCGGCGGGGCGGGTGGTTCGTCTTCACCCTGCTTTCGGTGGTGTTGGCCATCGCGGCCTTTTGGGAGCTGCTCGAGTGGTGGGTCACGCTGGCCGTGGCTTCCGACGTGGGTGTGGCCTTTCTGGGCAGCCAGGGTGATCCCTGGGATGCACAATGGGACATGTTTCTGGCCCTCGTGGGGGCCGCCGTGGCGCTGCTGTTTTTGTCACGCGCGCACGACCGCTCCCTGCGCCGACACGGACTTTTTCCCGGCCCGGATCAGCCTGCCGCGCGGTAG
- a CDS encoding glycosyltransferase family 2 protein encodes MDPLVTIILQASERWDATERCLEAVAAHTPEAHELVVVSGGPEVTADRLRAWPKALFVSSQDTATSRGRARNQGAAQAHAPTLVFLDADTLVRPGWIGPLLEALSSHPGAGLAGPVRFGLDGRIHDAGLGLAYGMGEPLQSFALHKGSPSEALRPERATRTGLGASCLAVRATVFRALEGFDEAYLAGGEEMDLCLRARAKGHESVLVPRAQVTTAGAEREHHFDHLRHDSARLHAQWLGRAERFDLDVRRELAAVAPRPGSTPREPVTVVSFLLPSSLPWVAPWLEATRATLGPDDPWILVDASQDETISAYARWLAPQETNARRLEAPDIAFSQLWAFAHAHVSTELVACVGPNHLPSWHWLERATAHLAANRHLGAVTASLPPFGTTGPALSELETSVMDQALWPVTQGQSLPSQTPETLTFVARRFGMGTPTDDGPIFEPTRPHSLADALASKGLFLVTGLDVCSRRLDGVALPPGAFDSTRRVLSAQAANLGWEDLWRRARGRVDTKQAQTLAHRHGVLPYTDPVSIVVPVYNEADLTRAFLESLYAHTHRAFEVIVVDNGSSPAVAGVAQTFAARHGNLVYLRNESNEGFAFACNQGLARASGGFAVVINNDVRVPEGWLGRLLAAFEGDAAVGIVGPVTNRCVGQQQVMPPPYARLTDFPGAAAARALTHRGGTLDVGRLVGLCLMIRRDVLDKIGGFDPAFGYGNFEDDDYCQRARRAGYRLSIVEDVLLHHEGSATFTSAGFDARALARQNWEIFCDKWQHDPARARFSDLEALAGAQPFDADRDSIPLSFAALFDRAAPDLPLATRKPFRLLLCPDVDTPHWMEPVRVFLDTFSTLDPVALVLRPVPPTPARLARAHDEVLAFLNAHDKPEGWPDVVLEATPLIARARPRIYASVNAVIATDGPQAPFVARETLAMGLPLIEATAASMRQVCAPPGEANA; translated from the coding sequence ATGGACCCTCTGGTCACGATCATTTTACAGGCAAGCGAGCGATGGGATGCGACCGAGCGGTGTCTGGAGGCCGTGGCCGCGCACACGCCCGAGGCCCATGAGCTCGTGGTCGTCAGCGGAGGGCCAGAGGTGACTGCGGATCGGCTCCGCGCCTGGCCGAAGGCCCTCTTCGTGTCCAGTCAGGACACGGCGACGTCCCGCGGGCGGGCACGGAACCAGGGTGCCGCCCAAGCCCACGCGCCCACACTCGTGTTCCTCGATGCCGACACGCTCGTGCGCCCCGGATGGATTGGGCCCTTGCTCGAGGCCTTGTCGAGCCACCCGGGCGCAGGGTTGGCCGGCCCCGTGCGCTTCGGCCTGGACGGACGCATCCACGATGCGGGGCTCGGCCTTGCGTACGGCATGGGCGAGCCCTTGCAGTCATTCGCGCTTCACAAAGGAAGCCCGAGCGAGGCGCTTCGGCCAGAGAGAGCAACCCGCACGGGCCTCGGTGCCTCTTGCCTGGCGGTTCGGGCCACCGTTTTCCGCGCCCTCGAAGGTTTCGATGAAGCCTACCTCGCGGGCGGTGAGGAGATGGACCTCTGCCTGCGCGCACGAGCGAAAGGTCACGAAAGTGTCTTGGTCCCGCGGGCACAGGTCACCACGGCGGGCGCCGAACGGGAACATCACTTCGATCACCTGCGCCACGACAGCGCGCGCCTTCACGCCCAGTGGCTGGGGCGTGCCGAGCGCTTCGATCTCGACGTGCGGCGCGAGTTGGCCGCCGTGGCGCCGCGTCCAGGATCGACGCCCCGTGAACCCGTCACGGTGGTGAGTTTTCTTTTGCCCTCGAGCTTGCCGTGGGTGGCGCCCTGGCTCGAGGCAACCCGCGCCACCTTGGGCCCCGACGACCCTTGGATCCTCGTCGACGCCAGCCAGGACGAAACCATCTCGGCCTACGCACGATGGTTGGCGCCCCAGGAGACGAACGCACGACGACTCGAAGCCCCCGACATCGCGTTCTCGCAGCTGTGGGCCTTCGCGCACGCGCACGTGTCCACAGAGCTCGTCGCCTGCGTGGGCCCGAACCACTTGCCCTCGTGGCACTGGCTCGAACGCGCCACGGCGCACCTCGCGGCCAACCGGCATTTGGGCGCCGTGACGGCCTCGCTGCCTCCCTTCGGCACCACGGGCCCGGCGCTGTCCGAGCTCGAGACCTCGGTCATGGACCAAGCCTTGTGGCCGGTCACGCAAGGGCAGTCGCTGCCAAGCCAAACGCCGGAGACTCTCACCTTCGTGGCACGCCGATTCGGCATGGGAACGCCCACCGACGACGGCCCGATCTTCGAGCCTACGCGCCCGCACAGCCTGGCCGATGCCTTGGCCAGCAAGGGCCTTTTTCTCGTCACCGGCCTGGACGTCTGCAGCCGCCGGCTCGACGGGGTGGCGCTCCCGCCTGGGGCCTTCGACAGCACCCGGCGTGTGCTGTCGGCCCAAGCGGCCAACCTGGGCTGGGAAGATCTCTGGCGCCGCGCACGCGGCCGGGTGGACACGAAGCAGGCGCAGACCCTCGCGCATCGGCACGGCGTGCTTCCTTACACCGACCCCGTGAGCATCGTCGTACCGGTGTACAACGAAGCAGATCTCACGCGGGCCTTTCTCGAATCGCTCTACGCTCACACGCATCGCGCCTTCGAGGTCATCGTGGTCGACAACGGCTCGAGCCCCGCGGTCGCGGGCGTGGCACAGACCTTCGCCGCCCGGCACGGCAACCTGGTGTACCTGCGAAACGAGAGCAACGAGGGCTTCGCGTTCGCTTGCAACCAAGGGTTGGCGCGCGCCTCGGGTGGGTTCGCCGTGGTGATCAACAACGACGTGCGGGTGCCGGAAGGATGGCTCGGCCGCTTGCTCGCCGCCTTCGAGGGCGACGCGGCCGTGGGCATCGTGGGACCTGTGACGAATCGTTGCGTGGGCCAGCAACAGGTCATGCCACCGCCCTACGCGCGGCTGACGGACTTTCCCGGAGCCGCGGCGGCCCGCGCGCTCACGCACCGTGGGGGCACCCTCGACGTGGGCCGTCTCGTGGGGTTGTGCCTGATGATTCGGCGGGACGTGCTCGACAAGATTGGCGGCTTCGATCCGGCCTTTGGCTACGGCAACTTCGAGGACGACGATTATTGCCAACGCGCGCGACGGGCGGGGTATCGCCTCAGCATCGTAGAAGACGTGTTGCTCCACCACGAAGGCAGCGCGACCTTCACCAGCGCCGGCTTCGATGCCCGCGCCCTGGCCCGACAGAACTGGGAGATCTTCTGCGACAAGTGGCAACACGATCCCGCGCGCGCGCGTTTTTCGGACCTCGAAGCGCTGGCGGGCGCGCAGCCCTTCGACGCGGATCGTGACAGCATTCCCCTCTCCTTCGCGGCGCTCTTCGATCGTGCAGCGCCCGACCTGCCCTTGGCCACCCGCAAGCCGTTTCGCTTGTTGCTCTGCCCCGACGTGGACACACCCCACTGGATGGAGCCCGTGCGTGTATTTCTGGACACCTTTTCGACTCTGGATCCCGTGGCTCTCGTGCTCCGTCCCGTTCCGCCCACCCCGGCGCGGCTTGCGCGGGCCCACGATGAGGTGCTGGCCTTTTTGAATGCCCACGACAAACCCGAGGGCTGGCCTGACGTGGTTCTCGAAGCAACACCCCTCATAGCCCGCGCACGCCCCCGGATCTACGCATCCGTCAACGCCGTCATCGCCACGGACGGACCTCAGGCGCCCTTCGTGGCGCGCGAGACCTTGGCGATGGGCCTACCGCTCATCGAGGCCACGGCCGCTTCGATGAGGCAAGTGTGTGCCCCACCCGGGGAGGCAAACGCGTGA
- a CDS encoding alpha/beta fold hydrolase gives MSPQRLSAFTLGQGALGTVLLHGFLGSGKNLRTLANKWLERQPNQTLLLPDLLGHGDSPPLPADATLDDVARAVLATASLLPHPLRLVGHSLGGRVALACARVAPERVADVVLLDIGPGPIDTRTSESRQVLHIMMQAPDEADDRQVFRSFFLGKGLSAPLTEWILMNLRLDQGLYRWRIDRRALDALHETFTQDDLWPVVESGEVPVHCALGERSRYVSAAEAQRLRAAGCDVHVLPGAGHYVHVDALGPLVDWLAQLP, from the coding sequence ATGTCGCCTCAACGGCTTTCTGCCTTTACTCTGGGTCAAGGAGCGCTCGGAACGGTCCTGTTGCATGGCTTTTTGGGCTCGGGAAAAAACCTGCGCACGTTGGCGAACAAGTGGCTGGAGAGGCAGCCCAACCAGACCCTGCTGCTCCCCGATCTGCTGGGGCACGGCGATTCGCCCCCCCTTCCCGCCGATGCCACACTCGACGACGTGGCGCGCGCGGTGCTCGCAACCGCCAGCCTGCTTCCCCATCCCTTGCGGCTCGTGGGACATTCGCTGGGCGGCCGTGTGGCGCTTGCCTGCGCACGCGTCGCCCCGGAACGGGTGGCAGACGTCGTTTTGCTCGACATCGGACCTGGACCCATCGATACACGAACCTCGGAGAGCCGGCAGGTGCTCCACATCATGATGCAGGCCCCGGACGAGGCCGACGATCGCCAGGTGTTCCGAAGCTTCTTCCTGGGCAAAGGCCTTTCGGCGCCCCTCACCGAGTGGATCCTGATGAACCTGCGCCTCGATCAGGGACTTTACCGCTGGCGCATCGACCGGCGGGCGCTCGACGCCCTTCACGAAACGTTCACCCAGGATGATCTGTGGCCCGTGGTGGAATCTGGGGAGGTTCCGGTGCACTGTGCGCTGGGGGAGCGATCCCGGTACGTAAGCGCCGCAGAAGCGCAGCGCCTTCGGGCCGCGGGTTGCGACGTGCACGTGCTGCCAGGTGCCGGTCACTATGTGCACGTCGATGCATTGGGGCCGCTGGTCGATTGGCTCGCCCAGTTGCCTTGA
- a CDS encoding glycosyltransferase — MNDDSRPTPPPSAGSFQARVNVLPPAFAHGVTRVYPRLTIGGAEADILVLLEGIGDTHMVVTEVEGLAAERARTLAARYTKLQAPRFASLLAAMSRTSLVHLHTINDHPLAPLAAQLAGAPRIVQTVHNDFDCESSHFVDHSIVVAPETKWRIEAPSRSTCISSGILVPPAPLPRAPLGEPRRPIRLLEIRRPEKAMFVTLEQIVATGQLDDLPLEVTIVGIDGNSGDPRVRRVGAVADPTPYLAEADIVVHGSAAETFGRVVFEALAQGALVAASPLPPFRRAASAGAALHLFQDLSPTGAAAGVRTLLRQLEAPAAWSTTRQRNHNYVRNHHGTQLMVARTRQVYAGVQGREPPPRNFLREDAEGDLGLFGATVDALLERRRPPALFAGMLSPRQQATLLWISARHGLLRRALVPAALERALAVLGPRHLLLLDLAKHLVAGGDVRGALPFLAGAVELDPDKVSPYLGLVTLHLALRQTEPARAWYERLGARWPEHPALAAIGQKLAGATTEPQGRG; from the coding sequence GTGAACGACGATTCCAGGCCGACGCCCCCACCATCCGCGGGCTCCTTTCAAGCGCGGGTCAACGTGCTGCCCCCCGCCTTTGCCCATGGGGTCACGCGGGTGTACCCGCGGCTCACGATCGGCGGGGCCGAGGCCGACATTCTCGTGTTGCTCGAGGGGATTGGCGACACGCACATGGTGGTCACCGAGGTGGAGGGTCTGGCGGCCGAGCGGGCGCGCACCCTGGCCGCGCGGTACACGAAATTGCAGGCCCCTCGCTTCGCATCGCTTCTTGCCGCCATGTCTCGCACGAGCCTGGTGCACCTGCATACGATCAACGATCACCCGCTCGCGCCTTTGGCCGCGCAGCTCGCCGGGGCGCCTCGGATCGTTCAGACCGTACACAACGACTTCGACTGCGAGTCGAGCCACTTCGTGGATCACAGCATCGTGGTGGCCCCGGAGACCAAGTGGCGCATCGAGGCCCCAAGCCGCAGCACGTGCATCTCGAGCGGCATCCTCGTTCCCCCGGCCCCCCTGCCGCGGGCACCGCTGGGTGAGCCAAGACGTCCCATTCGGCTTCTCGAGATCCGGCGGCCCGAAAAGGCCATGTTCGTCACCCTCGAGCAGATCGTGGCCACGGGCCAACTCGACGACCTTCCGCTCGAGGTCACCATCGTGGGCATCGACGGAAATAGCGGTGACCCCCGCGTGCGGCGGGTGGGCGCGGTGGCCGATCCCACGCCGTACCTGGCCGAAGCCGACATCGTCGTGCACGGCTCGGCCGCCGAGACGTTTGGTCGTGTGGTGTTCGAGGCGCTCGCACAGGGTGCCCTGGTGGCCGCATCGCCGTTGCCCCCCTTCCGCCGCGCGGCCAGCGCGGGCGCCGCCTTGCATCTGTTCCAAGATCTCTCCCCCACAGGCGCCGCCGCCGGCGTCAGAACGCTGCTGAGGCAACTCGAGGCGCCCGCGGCGTGGAGCACGACCCGGCAGCGCAATCACAACTACGTGCGCAACCACCACGGCACGCAGCTCATGGTGGCACGCACCCGACAGGTCTACGCCGGCGTTCAGGGGCGGGAGCCCCCCCCGCGCAATTTCCTGCGCGAAGACGCCGAAGGAGATCTGGGACTGTTCGGCGCGACGGTCGATGCCCTGCTCGAGCGGCGGCGGCCACCGGCCCTCTTTGCCGGTATGCTGTCTCCCCGCCAACAAGCGACCCTGTTGTGGATCTCTGCACGGCACGGCCTTCTGCGCCGAGCGCTGGTGCCCGCGGCGCTGGAACGAGCCCTGGCCGTGCTGGGACCGCGGCACTTGTTGCTCCTAGACCTCGCCAAACACCTGGTCGCGGGCGGCGACGTCAGGGGTGCCCTGCCGTTCCTGGCCGGCGCGGTCGAGCTGGATCCCGACAAGGTGTCTCCCTATCTCGGGCTCGTCACGCTGCATCTGGCCTTACGCCAAACCGAACCCGCCCGCGCCTGGTACGAGCGGCTCGGGGCCCGCTGGCCCGAGCACCCTGCGCTCGCCGCCATCGGCCAGAAGCTGGCAGGCGCGACGACGGAACCGCAGGGCCGAGGCTGA
- a CDS encoding TRAP transporter large permease subunit has translation MILALVLFALLIVGVPLFVVIGVAAAVAFGLYAGHGGVDGLVVLVVKLAGLTTKNVFLAIPFFIISGAIMSAGSIAARLVAVAEALVGGLRGGLAVAALVASVIFAALSGSSPVTLIAIGGIMFPAMVRAGYRESFALGFVTTAGSLGCLVPPSIPMLVYAISVTGTSGVDVRELFLAGMGAALVVVLMLAAYAVVRAGPVQTTEAFSWPRLEVALREGVWALALPVLILGGIYGGLFTPTEASAVSVVYAVVVETLVHRSLSLRQLPDVVVKATTNMGGLLLVIGLSLAVNDFMVEAEVAEAALRQVRALGLGPVGFMMVVNVFLVVTGMFMDSISAIVLFTPVIAPAAVALGIDPLHLGVVFIVNMEIGYLAPPIATNLFVAATVFKKPFGLVVRSVIPTLLILGAGLLLLTYVPTLTVGPVHALRGASFFRPFAAAAPAPKTTPDPDPAMGPAKSEADGAKNEVLTLEEMMRLMKAKRAAEAATEEATPPEVAPAKGADDPAIAPPAGASR, from the coding sequence GTGATCCTCGCGCTCGTGCTCTTCGCGTTGCTCATCGTGGGGGTGCCCCTCTTCGTGGTGATCGGGGTCGCTGCGGCGGTGGCGTTTGGTCTTTATGCCGGTCACGGTGGGGTGGATGGACTCGTCGTGCTGGTGGTGAAGCTGGCAGGCTTGACCACGAAGAACGTGTTCCTTGCCATTCCGTTCTTCATCATCTCGGGGGCCATCATGAGCGCAGGGAGCATCGCCGCTCGTCTGGTGGCCGTGGCCGAGGCGCTGGTGGGAGGCCTTCGGGGGGGCTTGGCCGTGGCGGCGCTGGTGGCCAGCGTGATCTTTGCTGCCCTCAGTGGCTCTTCGCCCGTGACCCTGATCGCGATCGGCGGAATCATGTTTCCCGCGATGGTGCGCGCGGGCTACCGAGAGTCTTTTGCGCTTGGCTTCGTCACCACGGCGGGCAGTCTCGGGTGTCTCGTGCCGCCTTCGATCCCCATGCTGGTCTACGCGATCAGCGTCACGGGTACGAGCGGCGTGGACGTACGCGAGCTGTTCCTGGCGGGCATGGGCGCAGCACTGGTGGTGGTGCTGATGCTGGCGGCGTACGCCGTGGTGCGCGCGGGTCCGGTGCAGACCACCGAAGCCTTTTCGTGGCCGAGGCTCGAGGTGGCGTTGCGCGAGGGCGTCTGGGCTTTGGCATTGCCAGTCCTCATTTTGGGGGGAATCTACGGCGGCTTGTTCACTCCCACGGAGGCTTCCGCGGTGAGCGTGGTTTATGCCGTGGTGGTGGAGACCCTGGTTCACCGGTCGTTGTCTCTTCGTCAGCTGCCCGATGTGGTGGTGAAGGCCACCACCAACATGGGCGGTTTGCTCTTGGTGATTGGTCTGTCCTTGGCCGTGAACGACTTCATGGTCGAAGCGGAGGTCGCGGAGGCAGCCCTTCGGCAGGTCCGCGCCTTGGGGCTTGGGCCCGTGGGCTTCATGATGGTGGTGAATGTCTTTTTGGTGGTCACCGGCATGTTCATGGATTCGATCAGCGCGATCGTGCTGTTTACACCGGTGATCGCCCCCGCGGCGGTGGCACTCGGAATCGATCCGCTTCACCTGGGTGTCGTTTTCATCGTCAACATGGAGATCGGCTACCTGGCGCCGCCCATCGCCACCAACTTGTTCGTGGCAGCCACGGTGTTCAAAAAGCCGTTTGGTCTGGTGGTCCGCTCGGTGATCCCCACTTTGCTCATCCTGGGTGCGGGCTTGCTACTTCTGACCTACGTTCCCACGCTCACGGTGGGCCCCGTGCATGCCCTGCGGGGCGCGTCGTTTTTTCGGCCGTTTGCGGCCGCGGCGCCTGCCCCGAAGACCACGCCGGACCCCGACCCGGCCATGGGGCCCGCCAAGTCCGAGGCAGATGGCGCGAAGAACGAGGTTTTGACCCTCGAGGAGATGATGCGGCTCATGAAGGCCAAACGCGCGGCCGAGGCCGCTACCGAAGAGGCCACGCCCCCCGAGGTGGCCCCGGCCAAGGGCGCGGATGACCCCGCGATCGCCCCGCCAGCGGGCGCATCACGCTAG
- a CDS encoding cytidine deaminase has product MVTLILPRLLVPDAVTSTPAGRLVVPGFSLPEREVTIDPDQIRTLIEEARRAAGNAYAPFSKFHVGAAVIMASDPAQRIFTGANVENSSYGGTLCAERTALSAAVTSRPENEDKRLRYLAVSVRDALGDVLPNRSPCGLCRQFIRQFCDPAPGQPPPLIFVDDGAPDTLGQVFDIERLLPWGFRFEPRT; this is encoded by the coding sequence ATGGTCACCCTCATCCTGCCTCGCCTGCTCGTACCTGACGCCGTTACATCCACCCCGGCGGGACGCCTCGTGGTGCCCGGATTTTCGCTTCCCGAGCGGGAGGTGACGATCGATCCGGACCAGATCCGGACCCTCATCGAAGAGGCCCGACGGGCTGCGGGCAACGCCTATGCCCCCTTTTCCAAGTTCCACGTGGGGGCCGCGGTCATCATGGCGAGCGATCCCGCGCAACGAATCTTCACCGGCGCCAACGTGGAAAACAGCTCCTACGGGGGCACCCTTTGCGCCGAACGGACCGCCCTTTCCGCCGCGGTGACGAGCCGACCTGAAAACGAAGACAAGCGGCTGCGCTACCTGGCGGTCTCGGTGCGCGACGCGCTCGGCGACGTTCTGCCCAACCGCAGCCCTTGCGGTCTCTGCCGGCAATTCATCCGTCAGTTCTGCGATCCCGCGCCCGGCCAGCCTCCACCTCTCATCTTCGTCGATGACGGCGCCCCCGACACCCTCGGGCAAGTCTTCGACATCGAGCGTCTCCTCCCGTGGGGGTTTCGCTTCGAGCCCCGCACGTAG